One Bos indicus x Bos taurus breed Angus x Brahman F1 hybrid chromosome 6, Bos_hybrid_MaternalHap_v2.0, whole genome shotgun sequence genomic window carries:
- the LOC113894661 gene encoding uncharacterized protein LOC113894661: MSAGRDTDLTCCVPTGSLPRQGISEGPSWQEPRPPPAAAQPVVPGHQQACDPEAGATRSAVGSSVHEHLPGSTRSSWPWAQQGQTRLVTALVESAFWLGVSTGRSLSLSQLWEVMGQRPTGSSEPGRQPPTIIHPHAMGRDHQGPAVGRPGGPGFLEERVCREGASLLKAAPEAPPAPARRVSGCRVSAAGPGGAGCTGPTPRRGDSLTVTPQPALVTRPPPLPGGLGEQECTLALAQACLAPGAPPEPDTPSPARDGLGRQLLEEVVLGLAGGKPAIKPGGLEPVPQVFPGPASARPQWPACRQAWPISSQTAPNPRGWAGLAPARLHCPCVLSRLHPPPCAPTVASRTYRVPRLPTRSSASHTPPHHGTQRPSKASRGPPSTVTGMAGDQRFSPGGRPLASATAARLQPGRHRRPWVPTFLAPAPSPAPSPSDNKER; the protein is encoded by the exons ATGAGCGCAGGGCGGGACACCGACCTCACATGCTGTGTGCCCACTGGGTCTTTGCCAAGACAGGGCATCAGCGAGGGCCCATCCTGGCAGGAGCCACG ACCCCCACCCGCCGCCGCTCAGCCCGTGGTGCCCGGCCATCAGCAGGCGTGTGACCCTGAGGCCGGCGCCACACGCTCAGCCGTTGGCTCTTCAGTTCACGAGCACCTTCCCGGCTCCACACGCTCTTCCTGGCCCTGGGCTCAGCAGGGACAGACCCGTCTAGTCACTGCCCTGGTGGAGTCAGCCTTCTGGCTGGGGGTCAG CACAGGCAGGTCCCTCAGCCTCTCCCAGCTGTGGGAGGTCATGGGCCAACgacccacaggctcctctgagccTGGCAGACAGCCTCCCACCATAATCCATCCCCACGCCATGGGCCGGGATCACCAA GGCCCCGCCGTGGGCCGGCCTGGGGGTCCAGGCTTCCTAGAGGAGCGGGTGTGCCGGGAGGGGGCCTCTCTCCTGAAGGCGGCACCTGAAGCCCCACCTGCCCCTGCCAGGAGGGTCTCAGGGTGCCGGGTGAGTGCCGCGGGGCCGGGCGG GGCGGGCTGCACAGGGCCCACCCCACGGCGAGGAGACTCGCTCACGGTCACGCCCCAACCCGCGCTGGTCACACGCCCTCCTCCACTTCCTGGGGG GCTTGGGGAGCAGGAATGTACCCTCGCCCTGGCCCAGGCTTGTCTGGCCCCCGGTGCCCCACCGGAGCCTGACACACCCTCCCCGGCCAGGGACGGCCTGGGGAGGCAGCTTCTGGAGGAAGTCGTCTTGGGCCTTGCCG GAGGCAAGCCGGCCATCAAACCTGGGGGCCTGGAGCCAGTGCCGCAGGTCTTCCCTGGCCCTGCCAGCGCCCGGCCTCAGTGGCCTGCCTGCCGGCAAG CCTGGCCCATCTCCTCACAAACTGCCCCAAACCCCAGAGGGTGGGCGGGCTTGGCCCcagccaggctccactgccca TGCGTGCTCAGCCGCCTGCACCCGCCCCCCTGCGCCCCTACTGTGGCCTCGCGGACCTACCGAGTCCCCCGGCTCCCCACCCGCTCCTCTGCCAGCCATACCCCACCTCACCACGGGACCCAACGTCCATCGAAGGCTTCCCGGGGCCCTCCGTCCAC GGTCACAGGCATGGCTGGGGACCAGCGCTTCAGCCCTGGGGGGAG GCCTCTGGCCTCCGCCACTGCCGCCCGGCTCCAGCCAGGCC GCCACCGGAGGCCCTGGGTGCCCACCTTCCTGGCCCCTGCACCGTCCCCCGCCCCTTCCCCATCTGACAACAAGGAGAGATAA